A single region of the Pseudomonas granadensis genome encodes:
- a CDS encoding DUF4124 domain-containing protein yields MKVACLILCLLALPASAEVFTYIDAHGNRVYTDQPRGNAKRVPIATSNRMPATPTAAAPSSQTRNASPQPPFHYDMLRVLVPEPDATIRSSGGELIVSITSEPALQEGHRYRLLLDGQPTGEPGLSPVFPLSNIDRGSHNLSAEILDAEGRTVERTANQPFHLLRISLAQKRQVKPCAKDDYGVRPECPLKDKPEEPKNPFLRFF; encoded by the coding sequence ATGAAAGTTGCCTGCCTGATCCTGTGCCTGCTCGCCCTGCCCGCTTCGGCGGAGGTGTTCACCTATATCGATGCCCACGGCAATCGCGTCTACACCGACCAACCGCGCGGCAACGCCAAGCGTGTGCCGATCGCCACCAGCAATCGCATGCCTGCCACCCCGACCGCCGCCGCCCCGAGTAGCCAAACCAGGAACGCCTCACCACAGCCGCCGTTTCATTACGACATGCTGCGCGTTCTGGTGCCCGAGCCCGATGCGACCATTCGCAGCAGTGGCGGGGAACTGATTGTCAGCATCACCAGCGAGCCGGCTCTTCAAGAAGGTCACCGCTACCGCTTGTTGCTGGACGGCCAGCCCACTGGCGAGCCCGGCCTGAGCCCGGTTTTCCCGCTGAGCAATATCGATCGCGGCAGCCACAACCTGTCGGCGGAAATTCTCGATGCCGAGGGTCGCACCGTCGAACGCACCGCCAACCAGCCCTTCCACCTGCTGCGCATTTCGCTGGCGCAGAAACGCCAGGTCAAACCCTGCGCCAAGGACGATTACGGCGTGCGGCCGGAATGCCCGCTGAAAGACAAACCCGAAGAACCGAAAAACCCCTTCCTGCGCTTCTTCTGA
- a CDS encoding DUF4124 domain-containing protein, whose amino-acid sequence MGRTFLYILLLIALPAAAQIYKYTDANGNTVYSDHSPDGVKAQPVELPPLNRVEPHAPGTPPVPKAETPHPARNTYEILELAGLPTEEALRANNGTFTVSVLIKPRLQPPHQLRLVLDDEPYGQPSNLPSLQLVNVDRGEHRLAVQVIDGQTVIQQSPPAVFTVQRVHRP is encoded by the coding sequence ATGGGTCGCACCTTTCTCTACATTCTGCTGCTGATCGCCCTGCCCGCCGCTGCACAGATCTACAAGTACACCGACGCCAATGGCAACACGGTCTACAGCGATCATTCGCCGGACGGCGTGAAAGCGCAGCCGGTTGAGCTGCCGCCGTTGAACCGTGTCGAACCGCACGCGCCAGGTACGCCGCCCGTGCCCAAGGCCGAGACGCCACACCCTGCGCGTAATACCTACGAAATCCTTGAACTGGCCGGCCTGCCCACGGAAGAAGCCCTGCGCGCCAACAACGGCACTTTCACGGTCAGCGTGCTGATCAAGCCGCGCCTGCAGCCACCGCATCAATTAAGACTGGTACTCGACGACGAGCCTTACGGCCAGCCAAGCAACTTGCCGAGCCTGCAACTGGTCAACGTCGACCGCGGCGAACATCGGCTCGCGGTGCAGGTGATCGACGGCCAGACCGTCATTCAGCAAAGCCCACCCGCAGTCTTCACCGTGCAGCGGGTGCATCGACCATGA
- the glnA gene encoding type I glutamate--ammonia ligase, whose amino-acid sequence MSKTVQLIKDHDVKWIDLRFTDTKGTQHHVTMPARDALDDDFFEVGKMFDGSSIAGWKGIEASDMILMPVDETAVLDPFTEDATLILVCDIIEPSSMQGYDRDPRAIAKRAEEHLKATGIGDTVFAGPEPEFFIFDSVKFKSDISGSMFKIYSEQGSWMSDQDVEGGNKGHRPGVKGGYFPVPPFDHDHEIRTSMCNALEEMGLTVEVHHHEVATAGQNEIGVKFNTLVKKADETQTLKYVVHNVADAYGRTATFMPKPLYGDNGSGMHVHMSIWKDGKNTFAGEGYAGLSDTALYFIGGIIKHGKALNGFTNPATNSYKRLVPGFEAPVMLAYSARNRSASIRIPYVSSPKARRIEARFPDPAANPYLAFAALLMAGLDGIQNKIHPGDAADKNLYDLPPEEAKEIPQVCGSLKEALEELDKGRAFLTKGGVFSDDFIDAYIALKSEEEIKVRTFVHPLEYELYYSC is encoded by the coding sequence ATGTCGAAGACGGTTCAACTCATCAAAGATCATGACGTCAAATGGATTGATCTGCGCTTCACGGACACCAAAGGCACTCAGCACCACGTGACCATGCCGGCTCGCGATGCGCTGGATGACGACTTCTTCGAAGTCGGCAAGATGTTCGACGGTTCCTCCATCGCTGGCTGGAAAGGCATCGAAGCCTCCGACATGATCCTGATGCCGGTTGACGAAACTGCCGTTCTCGACCCGTTCACCGAAGACGCTACCCTTATCCTGGTGTGCGACATCATCGAACCTTCGAGCATGCAAGGCTACGACCGCGACCCACGTGCGATCGCCAAGCGCGCCGAAGAACACCTGAAAGCCACCGGTATCGGTGACACCGTGTTCGCCGGTCCAGAGCCTGAGTTCTTCATTTTTGACTCGGTGAAATTCAAGTCGGACATCTCCGGCTCGATGTTCAAGATCTACTCCGAGCAAGGTTCGTGGATGTCCGACCAGGACGTCGAAGGTGGCAACAAAGGTCACCGTCCAGGCGTCAAGGGTGGCTACTTCCCGGTTCCGCCATTCGACCACGACCACGAAATCCGTACCTCCATGTGCAACGCACTGGAAGAAATGGGCCTGACCGTTGAAGTTCACCACCACGAAGTGGCGACTGCCGGCCAGAACGAAATCGGCGTCAAGTTCAACACCCTGGTGAAGAAAGCCGACGAAACCCAGACCCTGAAGTACGTTGTCCACAACGTTGCTGACGCTTACGGCCGCACCGCGACCTTCATGCCGAAGCCACTGTACGGCGACAACGGTTCGGGCATGCACGTACACATGTCGATCTGGAAAGACGGCAAGAACACCTTCGCCGGTGAAGGCTATGCCGGTCTGTCCGATACCGCTCTGTACTTCATCGGCGGCATCATCAAGCACGGTAAGGCCCTGAACGGCTTCACCAACCCGGCCACCAACTCGTACAAGCGTCTGGTGCCAGGCTTCGAAGCGCCAGTAATGCTGGCCTACTCGGCTCGCAACCGTTCCGCATCGATCCGCATTCCTTACGTGTCGAGCCCGAAAGCCCGCCGTATCGAAGCCCGCTTCCCGGATCCGGCTGCCAACCCGTACCTGGCCTTCGCAGCACTGCTGATGGCCGGTCTGGACGGTATCCAGAACAAGATCCACCCAGGCGATGCCGCTGACAAAAACCTCTACGACCTGCCGCCTGAAGAGGCGAAAGAGATCCCACAGGTTTGCGGCAGCCTGAAAGAAGCCCTGGAAGAGCTGGACAAGGGCCGCGCGTTCCTGACCAAGGGCGGCGTATTCTCCGACGACTTCATCGACGCTTACATCGCGCTGAAATCGGAAGAAGAAATCAAGGTTCGCACCTTCGTACACCCACTGGAATATGAGCTGTACTACAGCTGCTGA
- the thiI gene encoding tRNA uracil 4-sulfurtransferase ThiI — MKLIVKVFPEITIKSRPVRTKFIRQLAKNIRTVLRDLDPAVVVNGVWDNLELETRVTDPKALKEMGERLTCMPGIAHFLQIDEYPLGDFDDITEKCKQHYGAALAGKIFSVRCKRAGKHTFSSMDVEKYVGSKLRRECGAAGIDLKSPEIEVRIEVRDKRLFVIHSQHNGIGGYPLGALEQTLVLMSGGFDSTVAAYQILRRGLMTHFCFFNLGGRAHELGVMEVAHFIWKKYGSSQRVLFVSVPFEEVLGEILGKVDNSHMGVVLKRMMLRAASNIAERLHIDALVTGEAISQVSSQTLPNLSVIDCVTDKLVLRPLIVAHKQDIIDTANEIGTADFARHMPEYCGVISVNPKTAAKRGRVEHEEQQFDMAVLERALANAKLVPIDRVIDELGQDVQIEEVSEALAGQIVIDIRHPDAAEDEPLELAGVEVQTMPFYAVNARFKELDPTRQYLLYCDKGVMSRLHAHHLLSEGHANVRVYRPS, encoded by the coding sequence ATGAAACTAATCGTAAAAGTCTTCCCCGAGATCACCATCAAAAGCCGACCTGTCCGGACGAAGTTCATCCGCCAGTTGGCCAAGAACATCCGCACCGTGCTCCGCGACCTGGACCCGGCAGTGGTGGTGAACGGCGTGTGGGACAATCTCGAGCTGGAAACCCGCGTTACCGACCCCAAAGCCTTGAAAGAGATGGGCGAGCGCCTGACTTGCATGCCGGGTATCGCGCACTTTCTGCAGATCGACGAGTACCCGCTGGGCGACTTCGACGACATCACCGAGAAGTGCAAACAGCATTACGGCGCGGCCCTGGCCGGGAAGATTTTTTCGGTGCGCTGCAAGCGCGCCGGCAAGCATACGTTCAGTTCGATGGACGTCGAAAAATACGTCGGCAGCAAGCTGCGTCGCGAGTGCGGTGCGGCCGGAATCGACCTGAAATCGCCGGAAATCGAAGTCCGCATCGAAGTTCGCGACAAACGGTTGTTCGTCATCCACAGCCAGCACAACGGCATTGGCGGGTACCCGCTCGGTGCGCTGGAGCAGACGCTGGTGTTGATGTCCGGCGGCTTCGACTCGACCGTGGCGGCCTATCAGATCCTGCGTCGTGGCTTGATGACGCACTTCTGCTTCTTCAACCTGGGCGGTCGTGCCCACGAATTGGGCGTGATGGAAGTCGCGCATTTCATCTGGAAGAAGTACGGCAGCTCGCAACGCGTGCTATTTGTCAGTGTTCCGTTCGAGGAAGTCCTCGGCGAAATTCTCGGCAAAGTCGATAACAGTCATATGGGCGTGGTTTTGAAGCGTATGATGTTGCGCGCGGCGTCGAACATCGCCGAGCGCCTGCATATTGATGCGCTGGTCACCGGTGAAGCGATCTCCCAGGTATCGAGCCAGACGCTGCCGAACCTGTCGGTGATCGACTGCGTGACCGACAAGCTGGTCCTGCGCCCACTGATCGTGGCGCACAAACAGGACATCATCGACACCGCCAACGAGATCGGCACCGCCGATTTCGCCCGGCACATGCCGGAATACTGCGGGGTCATTTCGGTCAACCCGAAAACCGCCGCCAAACGCGGTCGGGTTGAGCACGAAGAGCAGCAATTCGACATGGCGGTGCTCGAGCGTGCGCTCGCCAATGCCAAACTGGTGCCAATCGATCGGGTAATCGACGAACTGGGCCAGGACGTACAGATTGAAGAAGTCAGCGAAGCACTGGCCGGCCAGATCGTGATCGACATCCGTCACCCGGATGCCGCCGAGGATGAGCCGCTGGAACTCGCTGGCGTAGAAGTACAGACGATGCCGTTCTATGCAGTGAACGCTCGTTTCAAGGAGCTGGATCCGACTCGCCAGTACCTGCTGTATTGCGACAAAGGCGTGATGAGTCGCCTGCATGCTCACCATTTGCTCAGTGAGGGGCATGCCAATGTGCGCGTTTATCGACCGAGCTAA
- the typA gene encoding translational GTPase TypA, whose amino-acid sequence MIENLRNIAIIAHVDHGKTTLVDKLLRQSGTLERNELNDERVMDSNDQEKERGITILAKNTAINWNGYHINIVDTPGHADFGGEVERVMSMVDSVLLLVDAQDGPMPQTRFVTKKAFEAGLRPIVVINKVDRPGARPDWVLDQIFDLFDNLGATEEQLDFQVVYASALNGIAGLDHTAMGEDMTALYQAVVDHVPPPAVDRDGPFQMQISALDYNSFLGVIGVGRIARGRVKPNTPVVAIGADGKRRNGRILKLMGHHGLHRVDVEEAAAGDIVCISGMDSLFISDTLCHPDTVEAMKPLTVDEPTVSMTFQVNDSPFCGKEGKFVTSRNIKDRLDKELLYNVALRVEEGDSADKFKVSGRGELHLSVLIETMRREGFELALGRPEVIIREVDGVKQEPFENVTIDIPEESQGKVMEEMGLRKGDLSNMVPDGKGRVRLEYNIPARGLIGFRNQFLTLTNGAGILTSIFDRYDTVKSGHMSGRQNGVLVSVETGKALTYSLETLQARGKLFVEHGQEIYNGQIVGQNSRDNDLGVNPTKGKKLDNMRASGKDETIALVPPVKFTLEQALEYIQEDELCEVTPKSIRLRKKILDESERTRAAKKAKA is encoded by the coding sequence GTGATCGAAAATCTACGCAACATCGCCATCATTGCCCACGTTGACCATGGTAAAACCACCCTGGTAGACAAACTCCTGCGTCAATCCGGCACTCTGGAGCGCAACGAGCTCAACGACGAGCGCGTGATGGACTCCAACGACCAGGAAAAAGAGCGCGGTATTACCATTCTGGCGAAGAACACCGCCATCAACTGGAACGGCTACCACATCAACATCGTGGACACCCCGGGCCACGCCGACTTCGGCGGCGAAGTTGAACGCGTTATGTCGATGGTCGACTCCGTTCTGCTGCTGGTCGACGCTCAAGACGGCCCTATGCCGCAAACCCGTTTCGTGACCAAGAAGGCTTTCGAAGCCGGCCTGCGTCCAATCGTGGTGATCAACAAGGTTGACCGTCCAGGCGCGCGTCCGGACTGGGTTCTGGATCAGATCTTCGACCTGTTCGACAACCTCGGTGCGACCGAAGAACAACTGGACTTCCAGGTTGTTTACGCTTCGGCCCTGAACGGCATTGCCGGTCTGGACCACACCGCCATGGGCGAAGACATGACTGCGCTGTACCAGGCAGTCGTCGACCACGTTCCGCCTCCGGCCGTTGACCGTGACGGTCCGTTCCAGATGCAGATCTCCGCTCTGGACTACAACAGCTTCCTGGGTGTTATCGGTGTTGGCCGTATCGCTCGCGGTCGCGTCAAGCCGAACACCCCGGTTGTCGCGATCGGTGCCGATGGCAAACGTCGCAACGGCCGTATCCTGAAACTGATGGGTCACCACGGTCTGCACCGCGTTGACGTTGAAGAAGCTGCGGCCGGCGACATCGTCTGCATCAGCGGTATGGACTCGCTGTTCATCTCCGACACCCTGTGCCACCCGGACACTGTCGAGGCGATGAAGCCGCTGACCGTCGACGAGCCAACCGTTTCGATGACCTTCCAGGTAAACGACTCGCCATTCTGCGGTAAAGAAGGCAAGTTCGTGACGTCCCGTAACATCAAGGACCGTCTGGACAAAGAGCTGCTGTACAACGTTGCACTGCGCGTTGAAGAAGGCGACTCCGCTGACAAGTTCAAGGTTTCCGGCCGTGGTGAGCTGCACCTCTCGGTACTGATCGAAACCATGCGTCGCGAAGGCTTCGAGCTGGCCCTGGGCCGTCCTGAAGTGATCATCCGTGAAGTTGACGGCGTGAAGCAGGAACCGTTCGAAAACGTGACCATCGACATCCCTGAAGAATCCCAGGGCAAGGTCATGGAAGAGATGGGTCTGCGTAAGGGCGACCTGAGCAACATGGTGCCGGATGGCAAGGGCCGTGTTCGTCTGGAATACAACATCCCTGCTCGCGGTCTGATCGGTTTCCGTAACCAGTTCCTGACCCTGACCAACGGTGCTGGCATCCTGACCTCGATCTTCGATCGCTACGACACCGTCAAGTCGGGCCACATGTCCGGCCGTCAGAACGGCGTTCTGGTTTCGGTTGAAACCGGCAAGGCACTGACCTACTCGCTGGAAACCCTGCAGGCTCGTGGCAAGCTGTTCGTAGAACACGGCCAGGAGATCTACAACGGTCAGATCGTTGGTCAGAACAGCCGCGACAACGACCTGGGTGTAAACCCAACCAAAGGCAAGAAGCTCGACAACATGCGTGCTTCGGGTAAAGACGAAACCATCGCTCTGGTTCCACCGGTGAAGTTCACTCTGGAACAGGCTCTGGAATACATCCAGGAAGACGAGCTGTGCGAAGTCACGCCTAAGTCGATCCGTCTTCGCAAGAAGATCCTCGACGAAAGCGAGCGTACCCGCGCTGCCAAGAAAGCCAAGGCGTAA
- a CDS encoding YkgJ family cysteine cluster protein produces the protein MMKPNLIAAAEIDRLDTWAKYSAPMCGSCMSSCCTLPVEVKIKDLVRIGVVDEFELGDPPKNIAKRLQKEGLVERFNQKSGIFTLQRMSNNDCYYLDRKSRLCTIYDKRPDTCRNHPKIGPRPGYCAYKPKEVERVQNFRAIEKF, from the coding sequence ATGATGAAACCCAACCTGATCGCCGCCGCCGAGATCGATCGTCTCGATACGTGGGCCAAATATTCGGCGCCGATGTGCGGCTCGTGCATGTCCAGCTGCTGCACGCTGCCGGTCGAGGTGAAGATCAAGGATCTGGTGCGCATCGGTGTGGTCGACGAGTTCGAGCTGGGCGATCCGCCGAAGAACATCGCCAAGCGTCTGCAGAAGGAAGGCCTGGTCGAGCGTTTCAATCAGAAATCGGGGATTTTTACCCTCCAGCGCATGAGCAACAACGATTGCTATTACCTGGATCGTAAGAGCCGCCTGTGCACCATTTATGACAAGCGCCCGGACACCTGCCGCAACCACCCGAAAATCGGCCCGCGGCCGGGGTATTGCGCGTACAAGCCGAAGGAAGTCGAGCGCGTGCAGAATTTCCGCGCGATCGAGAAGTTCTGA
- a CDS encoding glycogen/starch/alpha-glucan phosphorylase, producing MTQEPLVREAEVAAFRDAVLTKLTYAVGKDPDHAFDHDWFEAIALAARDHMVEHWMDHTRQIYRKGQKRVYYLSLEFLIGRLLYDSLSNLGLLDVAREALTELGVDLERIRLLEPDAALGNGGLGRLAACFMESMSTLGIAGHGYGIRYEHGLFRQAIVDGWQQEQTEHWLDFGNPWEFERPEVVYPIGFGGSVETVTDANGKTRQVWSPAETVRAIAYDTPVVGWRGASVNTLRLWRARAMEELHLERFNAGDHLGAVAEVARAESISRVLYPADSTEAGQELRLRQEYFFVAASLQDLLRRHRNMHTSVLTLGDHAAIQLNDTHPSIAVAELMRQLVDVYDVAWDAAWQVTVDTLSYTNHTLLPEALETWPVGLMERMLPRHMQIIYLINAQHIDSLRAKGIHDFDVLRAVSLIEEDNGRRVRMGNLAFLGSHSVNGVSGLHTQLMRKTVFAELHKLYPERINNKTNGITFRRWLFQANAELTSMLVDAVGPEILDHPEERLLELEPFAEKTAFRKAFAEQRLHSKKALAYLIHERLGIAVNPAAMFDVQVKRIHEYKRQLLNLLHTVALYQAIRAEPEVDWVPRVKIFAGKAAASYHQAKLIIKLTNDIARVVNNDPTVRGLLKVVFLPNYNVSLAESIIPAADLSEQISTAGFEASGTSNMKFGLNGALTIGTLDGANVEMAERIGAEHMFIFGLSAQQVEARKQNHEFSALPDIAASHRLNDVLQAIRSGVFSPDDTSRYTGLIDSLIDYDRFLVCADFDSYWEAQKRVEAHWHDSNNWWRSAVLNTARMGWFSSDRTIREYATDIWKALE from the coding sequence ATGACTCAAGAACCACTAGTTCGCGAAGCAGAGGTGGCCGCATTCCGCGACGCCGTCCTGACCAAACTCACCTATGCAGTGGGCAAGGATCCCGATCACGCCTTTGACCATGACTGGTTCGAAGCCATCGCCCTGGCGGCGCGTGATCACATGGTCGAACACTGGATGGACCACACCCGGCAGATCTACCGCAAAGGCCAGAAGCGGGTGTATTACCTTTCGCTGGAATTCCTTATCGGCCGCTTGCTCTACGACAGCCTGAGCAACCTTGGCCTGCTCGACGTCGCCCGTGAGGCGTTGACCGAACTGGGCGTCGATCTCGAGCGCATCCGTTTGCTGGAGCCCGACGCAGCGCTCGGCAACGGCGGCCTCGGACGTCTGGCGGCGTGCTTCATGGAAAGCATGTCGACCCTCGGCATTGCCGGGCACGGCTATGGCATTCGTTATGAGCACGGCTTGTTCCGTCAGGCGATTGTCGATGGCTGGCAACAAGAGCAGACCGAACACTGGCTGGATTTCGGCAACCCATGGGAATTCGAGCGGCCGGAAGTGGTGTACCCGATCGGCTTCGGCGGCAGCGTCGAAACCGTCACCGATGCCAATGGCAAGACCCGTCAGGTCTGGTCGCCGGCGGAAACCGTGCGCGCAATTGCTTATGACACCCCGGTGGTCGGCTGGCGCGGCGCCAGCGTCAATACCTTGCGGCTTTGGCGTGCGCGGGCAATGGAAGAGTTGCATCTGGAGCGCTTCAACGCCGGTGACCACCTCGGTGCCGTGGCCGAAGTAGCTCGCGCCGAAAGTATTTCGCGCGTGCTCTACCCGGCGGACAGCACCGAAGCAGGCCAGGAACTGCGCCTGCGTCAGGAATACTTCTTCGTCGCCGCGTCGCTGCAGGATCTGCTGCGCCGTCATCGCAACATGCACACCTCGGTGCTGACGCTTGGTGATCATGCGGCGATCCAGCTCAATGACACCCACCCGTCGATTGCCGTCGCCGAACTGATGCGTCAATTGGTCGACGTCTACGACGTGGCGTGGGATGCGGCATGGCAGGTAACGGTCGACACGCTGTCGTACACCAACCACACCTTGCTGCCCGAGGCGCTGGAAACCTGGCCGGTCGGCCTGATGGAGCGCATGCTGCCGCGGCACATGCAGATCATTTATCTGATCAACGCCCAGCACATCGACTCGCTGCGGGCCAAGGGCATTCACGATTTCGACGTGCTGCGCGCGGTGTCGTTGATCGAAGAAGACAACGGCCGCCGCGTGCGCATGGGCAACCTCGCGTTCCTCGGCTCGCACAGCGTCAACGGCGTGTCCGGGCTGCACACGCAACTGATGCGCAAAACCGTATTCGCCGAATTGCACAAACTCTACCCGGAGCGGATCAACAACAAGACCAACGGCATTACCTTCCGCCGCTGGCTGTTCCAGGCCAACGCCGAGCTGACGTCGATGCTGGTCGATGCTGTGGGTCCGGAGATACTTGACCATCCCGAAGAACGTCTGCTCGAACTGGAGCCGTTCGCTGAGAAAACCGCGTTCCGCAAAGCTTTTGCCGAACAACGCCTGCACAGCAAAAAGGCCTTGGCCTACCTGATTCACGAGCGTCTGGGCATTGCCGTCAACCCGGCGGCGATGTTCGATGTGCAGGTCAAACGCATCCACGAATACAAGCGGCAGTTGCTCAACCTGTTGCACACCGTCGCGCTGTATCAAGCGATTCGTGCCGAGCCGGAAGTCGACTGGGTGCCACGGGTGAAAATCTTCGCCGGCAAGGCCGCAGCGAGTTATCACCAGGCCAAACTGATCATCAAACTGACCAACGACATCGCCCGGGTGGTCAACAACGACCCGACGGTGCGCGGCTTGCTCAAGGTGGTGTTCCTGCCCAACTACAATGTCAGCCTGGCGGAGAGCATCATTCCGGCGGCGGACTTGTCCGAGCAGATCTCCACCGCCGGTTTCGAGGCATCGGGCACCAGCAACATGAAGTTCGGTCTCAACGGCGCGTTGACCATCGGCACCCTCGACGGTGCCAACGTGGAGATGGCCGAGCGCATCGGTGCCGAGCACATGTTTATCTTCGGCCTCAGTGCGCAGCAGGTTGAAGCGCGCAAACAGAACCACGAGTTCAGCGCCTTGCCGGACATCGCCGCGTCGCATCGTCTGAACGATGTGCTGCAAGCGATCCGCAGCGGTGTGTTCTCGCCCGACGACACCTCGCGTTACACCGGGCTGATCGATTCGTTGATCGACTACGACCGTTTCCTGGTCTGCGCCGATTTTGATTCGTACTGGGAAGCGCAGAAGCGCGTCGAAGCGCACTGGCACGATTCCAATAACTGGTGGCGTTCGGCAGTGCTGAACACCGCGCGCATGGGCTGGTTCTCGTCTGACCGGACCATTCGCGAGTACGCCACCGATATCTGGAAAGCGCTGGAGTAA